A window from uncultured Desulfobacter sp. encodes these proteins:
- a CDS encoding response regulator, translated as MAKVIMTVDDSTSIRQMVCFTLNQVGYEVMEAVDGQDAADKLAGMDIDMLLTDLNMPKKNGLELIEWVRSIPKFKFIPIIMLTTESDTEMKQKGKAAGATGWIVKPFKPEQLLAVVKKVLR; from the coding sequence ATGGCAAAGGTCATTATGACGGTGGATGATTCAACGAGTATAAGACAGATGGTTTGTTTTACGTTAAATCAGGTCGGATATGAGGTGATGGAAGCTGTGGATGGGCAGGATGCAGCCGATAAACTGGCCGGTATGGACATTGATATGCTGTTGACCGATTTGAATATGCCTAAAAAAAATGGATTAGAGCTGATTGAATGGGTCCGTTCCATACCCAAATTCAAGTTTATCCCCATCATTATGCTGACAACCGAATCAGATACGGAAATGAAGCAGAAAGGAAAGGCCGCCGGTGCCACCGGATGGATCGTAAAACCTTTTAAACCCGAACAGTTACTTGCCGTAGTAAAAAAAGTTCTTCGTTAG
- a CDS encoding STAS domain-containing protein, with protein MVSTNPDDDGNLMMKIEGALSAYEVGELKEHLLTTISNYQSIVLDINDVTECDTLGIQLLLSACKTAEKLKKIFKITGDSQPIQDAIIGMGLEAEDFTCFSKEA; from the coding sequence ATGGTTTCCACGAATCCGGACGATGACGGTAACCTGATGATGAAAATTGAGGGGGCTTTATCCGCGTACGAAGTGGGCGAACTCAAAGAGCATTTGCTGACAACCATTTCAAATTATCAATCAATTGTTTTAGATATTAATGACGTAACCGAGTGTGATACACTTGGAATTCAGCTTCTTTTATCGGCCTGCAAAACCGCTGAAAAGTTAAAAAAAATATTTAAGATTACAGGTGACTCCCAGCCGATTCAGGATGCCATAATCGGAATGGGGCTGGAGGCAGAAGACTTTACCTGTTTCTCCAAGGAGGCTTAA
- a CDS encoding methyl-accepting chemotaxis protein, whose product MSFKNLKIKMKIIVIVIVAIFISVTAVGGYGIYSSFHQVNENISTFQRELNAETGQKLKDLVDSVYTMVTTVHSQAVSIEGIKKRYGADLKNLVATPYTMLTRAYAQAKEASAGNSRNQDQIMKTAQKNIAAQIESLRYDNSNYFWINDTYPKMVMHPIVPALNGKDLSRFTKNGKVIMAEGTDAPMFVEMVRLCEKSGEGYVSYIWPSPDDTGKWVKKLSYVRYFKPWNWIIGTGVYVDKTESDAQNVALTIVSDMKYGNNDYFYIMDTQANILAHLDRETIDQNVLDKKDSSGRFIFKEIIETAKSNGQGHINYDWPKIGSKQDQPQSAYFRYFKPWDWIIVTSVYIDGIQNKVEKKRQRLNDMVSKQIIFTTTTIFVLVLTAFFWVRFIARKYIEQPLSEGIDVANKLALGDLNLNIESNSDDEIGQLQKAMKHMVISLSDIVDEVQSAVSNVAAGSEELSATSEQMSQGATEQAASAEEASAAMEQMSGNIRQNADNAQHTERLAVQAAEDAEEGGQAVAQTVLAMREIADKILIIEEIARQTNMLALNAAIEAARAGDHGKGFAVVADAVRKLAERSQAAASEISNLSTLSVEIAENAGEMLNKIVPDIRKTSELVQEINAASAEQSTGADQINTALQQLDQIIQQNASSSEEMSSTAEELSAQAEQLQQAIAYFKLERFNTRRHQQEKSIPQTGWTNTVRESGDPTTTSITNRQETQGQVRGVVLDMGDDALDDEFEKY is encoded by the coding sequence ATGAGTTTTAAAAACCTTAAAATCAAGATGAAAATCATCGTAATCGTTATTGTCGCCATTTTCATTTCCGTGACCGCTGTCGGTGGCTATGGCATTTACAGCTCATTCCACCAGGTCAACGAAAACATCTCGACCTTTCAACGGGAGTTGAACGCTGAAACCGGACAAAAGCTTAAAGATCTGGTGGATTCGGTTTATACCATGGTTACAACGGTACACAGCCAAGCCGTTAGTATTGAAGGTATTAAAAAAAGATATGGCGCAGACCTGAAAAATCTTGTAGCAACACCCTATACGATGCTCACAAGGGCATATGCCCAAGCCAAGGAGGCATCTGCCGGTAACAGCCGCAACCAAGACCAGATAATGAAAACAGCCCAAAAAAACATTGCGGCCCAAATCGAATCATTGCGCTATGACAACAGCAACTATTTCTGGATCAATGACACATACCCCAAAATGGTTATGCATCCGATAGTACCGGCTTTAAATGGAAAAGACCTATCCCGATTCACCAAAAACGGGAAGGTCATTATGGCCGAAGGAACAGATGCTCCCATGTTTGTGGAAATGGTACGTTTATGCGAAAAATCGGGGGAGGGATATGTCAGCTATATATGGCCATCTCCGGACGATACCGGCAAATGGGTAAAAAAACTGTCCTATGTCCGCTACTTCAAGCCATGGAATTGGATAATCGGTACAGGCGTCTACGTTGATAAAACTGAATCTGATGCACAAAATGTAGCCCTAACCATTGTCTCTGATATGAAATACGGGAACAATGATTATTTTTACATCATGGATACCCAGGCCAATATTTTAGCCCATTTAGACCGAGAAACCATTGACCAAAACGTCTTGGACAAAAAAGATTCTTCGGGTCGATTCATATTCAAAGAAATTATTGAGACGGCCAAATCAAACGGCCAAGGCCATATAAATTACGACTGGCCCAAAATCGGATCAAAACAAGATCAACCCCAAAGCGCATATTTCCGATATTTCAAACCCTGGGACTGGATTATCGTCACAAGCGTATATATTGACGGGATCCAGAATAAAGTAGAGAAAAAAAGACAACGACTCAATGATATGGTTTCAAAGCAGATTATATTTACGACCACAACTATTTTTGTATTAGTGCTTACAGCGTTCTTCTGGGTTAGATTCATTGCCAGAAAATACATTGAACAGCCCCTTTCTGAGGGTATCGATGTGGCCAACAAGCTTGCCCTGGGCGACCTTAACCTGAATATCGAGTCCAACAGTGATGATGAAATCGGACAACTTCAAAAGGCGATGAAACATATGGTCATATCGTTATCTGATATTGTCGATGAAGTCCAAAGCGCTGTAAGCAATGTTGCCGCCGGCAGCGAAGAACTCAGTGCCACATCCGAACAGATGTCCCAGGGAGCCACGGAGCAGGCGGCATCTGCTGAAGAGGCGTCGGCCGCCATGGAACAAATGTCCGGCAATATCAGACAGAACGCTGACAACGCCCAGCATACGGAACGGTTAGCTGTCCAGGCGGCCGAAGACGCTGAGGAAGGCGGCCAGGCCGTTGCCCAGACTGTTCTGGCCATGCGGGAGATCGCAGATAAAATTCTTATCATTGAAGAGATTGCAAGACAGACCAACATGCTGGCCTTGAATGCCGCCATTGAAGCTGCCCGGGCCGGGGACCACGGCAAGGGATTTGCGGTGGTTGCAGATGCGGTCAGAAAGCTTGCCGAACGTAGCCAGGCGGCAGCCAGTGAAATCAGCAATCTGTCCACACTAAGCGTTGAAATTGCAGAGAATGCCGGTGAAATGCTCAATAAGATAGTTCCGGATATCCGCAAAACCTCGGAATTGGTCCAAGAGATCAATGCAGCATCTGCGGAACAAAGCACAGGCGCAGACCAAATAAATACTGCTCTGCAGCAACTGGACCAGATTATCCAGCAAAATGCCAGTTCTTCCGAAGAGATGTCCTCAACCGCAGAAGAGCTCTCCGCCCAGGCAGAACAGCTCCAACAGGCCATCGCCTACTTCAAACTTGAACGATTCAACACCAGGAGGCACCAACAGGAAAAATCCATACCCCAAACCGGTTGGACAAACACGGTGCGGGAAAGCGGTGACCCGACAACCACTTCCATTACCAACAGACAGGAGACACAGGGCCAGGTTCGCGGTGTTGTGCTGGACATGGGAGACGATGCGTTGGATGATGAGTTTGAAAAATATTAA
- a CDS encoding integration host factor subunit alpha, with the protein MTCTKSTLIEKISDIFDQNPSQSKEVLETLIEIMKSTLASGEDIMISGFGKFQVIEKSSRKGRNPATGNAMLLEKRRVVTFKCAGKLKNKINENVQ; encoded by the coding sequence TTGACCTGTACCAAATCCACACTCATCGAAAAAATTTCAGATATATTTGACCAAAATCCATCTCAATCCAAAGAGGTTCTTGAAACGCTGATTGAAATCATGAAATCCACCCTGGCATCGGGTGAAGATATTATGATTTCCGGATTCGGAAAATTCCAGGTAATTGAAAAATCATCCAGAAAGGGAAGGAACCCGGCCACAGGGAATGCCATGCTCCTTGAAAAAAGACGGGTTGTTACCTTTAAATGCGCAGGAAAGCTTAAAAACAAAATTAATGAAAACGTTCAATAG
- a CDS encoding chemotaxis protein CheA, with product MKEFNAFTQEFCSEAEELLAGVEDAVLDMEENPGDSEAVNRLFRSMHTIKGSGAMFGFDAISEFTHHVETVLDNVRNGTVPVSKTLIDLILVSRDRITAMLAEATGDGPATDPEQGEKIIASLKRLLGDDEAEPTDEDVPNISAEDALASDEPQNEVIYRIRFSPAVDIFSTGMDPAMLLYDLADMGPCGIVAQTEKVPDLENLSPESCYLYWDIVLTTDKGINAVKDVFIFVEDNCEIVIETVEEKVIQAEEVSAPRLGDILVERGDIDRTIVDEQFNSQKKIGERLVESGAISKEKVKSALTEQTVVSKMHKSSAASTVRVPSDRLDKLINLVGELVISQARLTQVSEHRDDSELVESVEEIERLTGELRDSVLNIRMMPIGTIFNKFRRLVRDLSSQLNKKVELVTKGAETELDKTVLERLDEPLVHLIRNSLDHGIECPEVREQHGKSQKGTIVLSATHKGTNVVITIQDDGVGLNVESIRQKAVDRGLIPGNAELSNKKIFSQIFVPGFSTANEVTSVSGRGVGMDVVKKTIEALRGRLDIDSVPGEGTKITLILPLTLAIINGLLVRIEDDFFVLPLMSVKECVEIKSREIEKINGRNILNVRGDMVPYIRLRDRFHMGTHRPETEHVVITDVNNSRIGFVVDHVIGGHQTVIKPLGPAFKNVKNISGATILGDGTVALILDTNVLLESA from the coding sequence ATGAAGGAATTCAACGCATTCACCCAGGAGTTCTGCAGCGAAGCTGAAGAACTTCTTGCCGGTGTTGAAGATGCGGTTCTGGATATGGAAGAAAATCCCGGGGACTCGGAAGCGGTCAATCGCTTGTTTCGCTCCATGCACACGATCAAGGGGTCCGGGGCCATGTTTGGGTTTGATGCCATTTCTGAGTTTACACATCATGTTGAAACGGTTCTGGATAACGTTCGAAACGGAACGGTTCCCGTTTCCAAAACACTCATTGATCTGATCCTGGTCTCACGGGACCGCATTACGGCCATGCTTGCCGAAGCGACCGGTGACGGCCCGGCCACAGATCCAGAACAGGGCGAAAAGATCATTGCGTCCCTTAAGCGTCTGCTTGGTGACGATGAGGCCGAACCAACAGATGAAGACGTGCCGAATATTTCAGCCGAAGATGCTTTGGCTTCGGATGAGCCACAAAACGAAGTCATTTATCGTATACGGTTTTCACCTGCCGTTGATATATTTTCCACCGGTATGGATCCGGCCATGCTGCTCTATGATCTTGCTGATATGGGGCCGTGCGGCATTGTGGCCCAGACGGAAAAGGTGCCTGACCTGGAAAATCTTTCCCCCGAGTCATGCTATCTTTACTGGGATATCGTTTTAACCACTGACAAGGGAATCAATGCCGTCAAGGATGTTTTTATATTTGTGGAGGACAACTGCGAAATCGTCATTGAAACAGTTGAAGAGAAGGTGATTCAAGCCGAGGAGGTTTCGGCACCGCGACTGGGTGATATTCTTGTGGAGCGGGGGGATATTGATAGAACCATTGTGGACGAGCAGTTCAATTCCCAAAAAAAAATAGGAGAACGGCTGGTCGAATCCGGCGCAATCTCCAAAGAAAAAGTTAAATCTGCGTTAACCGAACAAACGGTTGTATCCAAAATGCATAAATCCTCCGCCGCCTCAACCGTGCGTGTGCCGTCAGACCGGTTAGACAAGTTGATCAACCTGGTGGGCGAACTTGTCATCAGCCAGGCCCGGTTGACCCAGGTGTCAGAACACAGGGATGACAGTGAATTGGTTGAGTCTGTGGAGGAAATTGAGCGCCTGACCGGTGAGCTTCGGGACAGCGTACTTAATATCAGGATGATGCCCATTGGTACGATATTCAATAAGTTTCGCCGTCTAGTGCGGGATCTCTCCTCCCAGCTCAACAAAAAGGTTGAGCTGGTGACCAAAGGGGCTGAAACAGAACTTGATAAAACCGTTCTGGAACGCCTTGATGAGCCTTTGGTACATTTAATCCGCAACAGCCTTGACCATGGCATTGAATGCCCTGAGGTCAGAGAACAACATGGGAAATCCCAAAAAGGAACCATTGTTTTGTCCGCCACCCACAAGGGAACCAACGTGGTGATTACGATCCAGGACGACGGGGTCGGGCTCAATGTCGAGTCCATCCGGCAAAAGGCTGTGGACAGAGGTTTGATCCCTGGAAATGCAGAGTTATCCAATAAAAAGATATTTTCCCAGATTTTTGTGCCCGGCTTTTCCACCGCCAATGAAGTGACAAGTGTCTCCGGCCGCGGTGTGGGGATGGATGTGGTCAAAAAAACCATTGAAGCCTTAAGAGGGCGCCTTGATATTGACAGCGTTCCCGGTGAAGGGACCAAGATCACCCTTATTCTTCCTTTAACCCTTGCGATTATTAATGGTCTGCTTGTCCGCATTGAGGATGATTTTTTTGTATTGCCTTTGATGTCCGTTAAGGAGTGTGTTGAGATCAAAAGCCGGGAAATCGAAAAGATTAACGGCAGAAATATTTTAAATGTTCGGGGGGATATGGTGCCCTATATTCGCCTTCGGGATCGGTTTCACATGGGGACGCATCGCCCGGAGACCGAGCATGTGGTGATCACGGATGTCAATAACAGTCGTATCGGTTTTGTTGTGGACCATGTCATCGGGGGACATCAGACCGTCATAAAGCCTTTGGGGCCTGCCTTTAAAAACGTTAAAAATATCTCAGGTGCCACCATCTTGGGGGATGGCACCGTGGCATTGATTTTAGATACCAATGTTCTTCTGGAAAGTGCATAG
- a CDS encoding chemotaxis protein CheW, which translates to MSVQDITQTSQYLTFRLDNESYAMDITTVREVLDIIQITKVPQMPDFMCGVINLRGRVVPIVDLRLKFGLAEPTPLKDACIVIVEVHLDGEQTILGILVDAVQEVISFEPDQIDPPPRIGTRLKTEFIKGMGKKDEEFIIILETGKVFSAQELAIVQATDDMPLSETHEGDGTGDDDDG; encoded by the coding sequence ATGAGTGTACAGGACATCACCCAGACAAGCCAGTACCTGACATTTAGACTGGATAATGAAAGTTATGCCATGGATATCACCACAGTGCGTGAGGTGCTTGACATAATCCAGATCACTAAAGTGCCCCAGATGCCGGACTTCATGTGCGGGGTCATCAACCTGAGAGGACGGGTGGTGCCCATTGTGGATCTCAGACTTAAGTTCGGTCTGGCAGAGCCAACGCCGTTAAAAGACGCATGCATTGTCATTGTTGAGGTCCATCTTGACGGCGAACAGACGATACTGGGTATTCTGGTGGATGCAGTGCAGGAAGTGATCAGTTTTGAGCCCGATCAGATTGATCCGCCCCCCAGGATCGGTACACGGCTCAAGACCGAATTCATAAAGGGCATGGGGAAAAAAGATGAGGAATTTATAATTATTCTTGAAACGGGCAAGGTCTTTTCTGCCCAAGAGCTTGCCATTGTCCAGGCAACGGATGATATGCCCCTAAGTGAAACACATGAGGGTGATGGGACCGGAGACGATGACGATGGTTAG
- a CDS encoding CheR family methyltransferase, with protein sequence MSLLPQPTLDMVDFRRLGDYIHTELGIKMPDAKRGMVESRLRKRLNALNISSYEEYCDYLFSPHGQKNELTFFINQITTNKTDFFRESRQFVFLSQKALPKIVSSISPGGTRKLNVWSAACSRGHEPYTLAMVLAEYAEQHNNIDFCILGTDISTAVLHVAQKAVYAHDEIEPVPMALRKKYFLRSKDRSKNLVRIVPQLRNKVKLLRLNLMSKSYASIEKMDIIFCRNVMIYFEKKTQYQILQRLLTHLRPGGFLFMGHSEVIQHAQFPLKSIETTIYQKDGNGKG encoded by the coding sequence ATGAGCTTATTGCCTCAACCCACCCTTGATATGGTCGACTTCAGGCGATTGGGCGACTATATCCACACGGAATTGGGCATCAAAATGCCCGATGCAAAGCGTGGTATGGTTGAGTCCCGTTTGCGTAAACGCTTAAATGCACTGAATATCTCTTCCTATGAAGAATATTGTGATTACCTGTTCAGTCCCCACGGCCAAAAAAATGAGCTGACATTTTTTATCAATCAGATCACAACCAATAAAACCGATTTTTTCAGGGAATCCAGACAATTTGTTTTTCTCTCGCAAAAGGCATTGCCGAAAATCGTTTCTTCAATTTCCCCAGGTGGTACCAGAAAATTAAACGTATGGAGTGCTGCCTGTTCCCGGGGACATGAGCCGTATACCCTGGCCATGGTATTGGCTGAATATGCAGAACAGCACAACAATATTGATTTTTGCATCCTTGGCACAGATATTTCCACAGCGGTGCTGCATGTCGCTCAAAAAGCAGTATACGCCCATGATGAGATTGAACCGGTGCCCATGGCCCTGAGGAAAAAATATTTTCTGCGCAGCAAGGACCGCAGTAAAAATCTGGTTAGAATTGTGCCCCAGCTTCGAAACAAGGTGAAATTGCTTCGTTTGAATTTGATGAGTAAAAGCTATGCCTCCATTGAGAAAATGGACATTATTTTTTGCAGGAATGTAATGATCTATTTTGAAAAAAAAACCCAGTATCAGATCCTGCAAAGGCTGTTAACTCACTTAAGGCCGGGGGGGTTTCTTTTCATGGGGCATTCGGAAGTGATTCAGCATGCACAGTTTCCTTTAAAATCAATTGAAACCACGATCTATCAGAAAGATGGTAACGGCAAAGGATAA
- a CDS encoding AAA family ATPase translates to MNHRTQTLSDSGHINEVLKGVVDRVTFHNPDNGWSILKVLPFDRPGNRETVVVHQTKVFAGATMEFEGAWTVHPKFGRQFKAVHAREKKPATASALEKYLGSGLIKGVGPKTAKKIVGHFKDLTLDVFESEIARLVEVPGIAHKKLEMISAAWIEHRAIRDVMMFLQSHGISTLFSVRIFKEYGYNAIAWITQDPYRLASDFFGIGFFSADKVALSIGLETDSPPRIIAGIRHVLSAAREFGHCYLTFPQIKKQVQDLLNLDLADQLETLLADMEIQRLLMRRDLCDDNGQSVACYYARSLYFDERYVAKRLLDPGPERNFDQARIDRWVALFCRRFQMQLSDEQAAAVKGVVQQQFSVLTGGPGCGKTTATRVMVRLLEAMGQQVMLAAPTGRAAQRMSEVIGKPAKTIHRLLGWKAGGFKRDESSPLKTDFLVVDECSMLDINLTASLLKAVPRHSQVVFIGDYDQLPSVGAGNVLKDIIGSQAVPCFRLTQVFRQAQSSMIIKFAHQINQGRMPWIKSPFKYPAVWQDGTDCLFIDSDEVTKEQISFVSRVKRLYGNADMEKGGDSSVQNGSALDGAMDNENGDLYEFRVEEPCSPWETEIEIPKKFAHVDLARLAMTENRIQELMEVVEKVHPWSSLHYGLSALDAVKKLYLEWIPKYLGKDTEIQILSPMTRGSLGTLGLNRDIQEGFNPMGPGKSQLTVGRRIFRTGDRVIHRKNNYDLGVFNGDIGVIDGINTMDITCTVRFLPDNRVVQYSQADIMELDLAYAITIHKSQGSEFEVVIIPVLTQHFKMLFRNLIYTGITRARKLAVFVGTRRALGMAVGNQDISRRQTALEALLTQAVQL, encoded by the coding sequence ATGAATCACAGAACACAGACATTGTCTGATTCCGGCCACATCAACGAGGTCCTGAAGGGTGTCGTGGACCGGGTCACATTTCATAACCCGGACAATGGCTGGTCCATTCTCAAGGTGCTGCCCTTTGACCGTCCGGGAAACCGGGAAACCGTTGTGGTCCATCAGACCAAGGTATTTGCCGGGGCCACCATGGAATTTGAGGGGGCATGGACGGTGCATCCAAAATTCGGCCGGCAGTTTAAAGCCGTGCATGCCCGGGAAAAAAAGCCTGCCACGGCATCGGCCCTGGAAAAATATTTAGGCTCCGGGTTGATCAAAGGCGTGGGGCCCAAGACCGCAAAGAAAATAGTGGGTCACTTCAAGGACCTGACCCTGGATGTGTTTGAATCCGAGATTGCGCGGCTGGTGGAGGTACCGGGGATAGCCCACAAAAAACTTGAAATGATTTCAGCGGCCTGGATCGAGCACCGGGCCATCCGGGATGTGATGATGTTTCTACAGTCCCACGGGATCTCCACCTTATTTTCCGTTCGCATATTCAAGGAATACGGTTACAATGCCATTGCCTGGATCACCCAGGATCCGTACCGTCTTGCGTCTGATTTTTTCGGGATCGGTTTTTTTTCTGCGGATAAGGTGGCCTTAAGCATCGGTCTTGAAACGGACAGTCCCCCAAGAATCATTGCCGGTATCCGCCACGTATTGTCCGCAGCCCGGGAGTTTGGACATTGTTATCTGACCTTTCCCCAGATTAAAAAACAGGTACAGGATCTGCTCAATCTTGATCTGGCCGATCAGCTTGAAACCCTTTTGGCCGATATGGAAATCCAGCGGCTTTTGATGCGCCGGGATCTGTGCGATGACAACGGGCAGTCTGTGGCCTGTTACTATGCCAGGTCTCTCTATTTTGATGAACGGTATGTGGCAAAACGTCTGTTGGATCCAGGTCCCGAACGGAACTTTGACCAGGCCCGCATCGACCGGTGGGTGGCATTGTTCTGCCGGCGTTTTCAGATGCAGCTTTCCGATGAACAGGCCGCAGCAGTTAAGGGGGTAGTTCAGCAGCAGTTTTCCGTGCTCACCGGCGGCCCCGGATGCGGCAAAACCACGGCCACACGGGTGATGGTGCGCCTGCTGGAGGCCATGGGACAACAGGTGATGCTGGCCGCGCCCACGGGCCGGGCCGCCCAGCGTATGAGCGAGGTGATCGGAAAACCCGCCAAAACCATTCACCGGCTTTTGGGTTGGAAAGCCGGCGGGTTTAAACGCGATGAAAGTTCCCCATTGAAGACCGATTTTCTGGTGGTGGACGAATGCTCCATGCTCGACATCAATCTGACGGCTTCGCTGCTTAAAGCGGTTCCCCGGCACAGCCAGGTTGTCTTTATCGGGGATTATGATCAATTACCTTCGGTGGGGGCGGGCAACGTACTCAAGGATATCATCGGGTCCCAGGCCGTGCCCTGTTTCCGGCTGACCCAGGTGTTTCGCCAGGCCCAGTCTTCAATGATCATAAAGTTTGCCCACCAGATTAATCAGGGCAGAATGCCGTGGATAAAAAGTCCGTTTAAGTATCCGGCGGTCTGGCAGGACGGCACCGATTGCCTGTTCATTGATTCCGATGAAGTGACCAAAGAACAGATCTCCTTTGTCAGCCGGGTTAAACGGTTATATGGGAACGCTGACATGGAAAAAGGAGGCGATAGTTCCGTTCAAAATGGTTCAGCCTTAGATGGGGCCATGGATAATGAGAATGGTGACTTGTATGAATTCAGGGTTGAGGAGCCGTGCTCACCCTGGGAGACCGAAATTGAGATCCCTAAAAAGTTTGCCCATGTGGATTTGGCCCGTCTGGCAATGACGGAAAATCGCATTCAAGAATTGATGGAGGTCGTGGAAAAGGTTCACCCATGGTCCTCCTTGCACTATGGTCTGTCCGCTCTGGATGCGGTGAAAAAATTGTATCTGGAATGGATTCCCAAATATCTGGGAAAAGATACGGAGATCCAGATCCTTTCCCCCATGACCCGGGGCAGTCTGGGGACACTTGGCTTGAACCGTGATATCCAGGAAGGGTTTAACCCCATGGGCCCGGGAAAGTCCCAGCTCACAGTGGGCAGGCGGATATTTAGAACCGGAGACCGGGTGATCCACAGAAAAAACAATTATGACCTGGGGGTATTCAACGGGGACATTGGTGTCATTGACGGGATCAACACCATGGATATCACCTGTACGGTTCGGTTTCTGCCGGATAACCGGGTGGTGCAGTACAGCCAGGCAGACATTATGGAGCTTGATCTGGCCTATGCCATCACCATCCATAAATCCCAAGGCAGTGAATTTGAGGTGGTGATCATTCCGGTCTTGACACAGCATTTTAAAATGCTTTTCCGAAATCTGATCTACACAGGCATTACCCGCGCCAGAAAACTGGCCGTTTTTGTGGGCACCCGAAGGGCGCTGGGCATGGCTGTGGGCAATCAGGACATCAGCCGCCGCCAGACCGCCTTAGAAGCGTTGCTTACCCAAGCGGTTCAACTATAG
- a CDS encoding chemotaxis response regulator protein-glutamate methylesterase codes for MGKKIRVLIVDDSALVRNALSEVLTCDPDIEIMAMAQDPIIAAAKMRNEVPDVIILDVEMPRMDGISFLKRIMAQHPIPVIICSSLVSQGGQIALSALDNGAVEVIEKPNLGTKKFFEESKIKICDAVKAAAMVKVGKHGKSLNVSPKLTADAILPDPAGKTVNETTETVIAVGASTGGTEALRILFERLPPDTPGMIVVQHMPANFTKAFAERMDKICLVSVKEAENNDTVLRGQVLIAPGNYHMLLQRSGSRYYVEVREGPLVSRHRPSVDVLFRSAARYAGKNALGVIMTGMGDDGAKGMLELKQAGAYTIAQDEASCVVFGMPKEAIKLNAVDSILPLDEIADALLKKSRTI; via the coding sequence ATCGGGAAAAAAATTAGAGTACTGATTGTAGATGACTCCGCCCTGGTTCGAAATGCTTTATCCGAGGTGCTGACCTGTGATCCGGATATTGAGATTATGGCCATGGCCCAGGATCCGATCATTGCCGCCGCTAAGATGCGTAATGAAGTGCCGGATGTCATTATTCTGGATGTTGAAATGCCGCGTATGGATGGGATCTCCTTTTTGAAACGCATTATGGCCCAGCACCCCATTCCTGTGATCATCTGTTCCAGTTTGGTGAGCCAGGGAGGGCAGATCGCATTGTCAGCCCTGGACAACGGTGCGGTGGAGGTGATTGAAAAACCCAACCTGGGAACTAAAAAATTTTTTGAGGAATCAAAAATCAAAATTTGTGATGCGGTAAAGGCCGCTGCCATGGTCAAGGTGGGTAAACACGGCAAGTCCCTGAACGTCTCTCCAAAATTGACCGCCGATGCCATTTTACCAGATCCGGCCGGCAAGACCGTGAACGAAACCACCGAAACCGTTATTGCCGTGGGTGCCTCAACCGGCGGGACAGAAGCGTTGCGAATTCTTTTTGAACGCTTGCCCCCGGATACTCCAGGAATGATTGTGGTCCAGCATATGCCCGCTAATTTTACCAAGGCCTTTGCCGAGCGGATGGATAAAATCTGCCTTGTGTCTGTCAAGGAGGCCGAAAATAACGATACTGTTTTACGGGGACAGGTATTGATCGCCCCGGGAAATTATCACATGCTGCTCCAGCGAAGCGGTTCCAGGTATTATGTTGAGGTTCGCGAAGGTCCCCTGGTGTCCCGTCACAGGCCCTCTGTGGATGTCCTGTTCCGTTCTGCTGCCAGATATGCCGGAAAAAATGCTTTAGGCGTCATCATGACCGGGATGGGAGATGATGGCGCCAAGGGGATGTTGGAACTAAAACAGGCCGGGGCTTACACCATTGCCCAGGATGAAGCGTCCTGTGTGGTGTTCGGCATGCCCAAAGAGGCCATAAAACTGAATGCCGTAGACAGCATTCTTCCTTTGGATGAAATTGCAGATGCCTTACTCAAAAAGAGCCGGACCATTTGA